A region from the Actinoplanes sp. OR16 genome encodes:
- a CDS encoding MarR family winged helix-turn-helix transcriptional regulator → MTTPLEGDLGWMLGVVFRAYAKAAEHALSDLPGGPRGYQVLTAAVGEPPRNQGAIAEDLGIDRTILTYLIDDLEKQDLVARRPDPADRRSRLIVATDTGRRSQEAHRSALRHVEAHVLSSLAPEQSEAFRALLQQVACSAQRLDPMSDLCEAVKKIDG, encoded by the coding sequence GTGACGACCCCCCTCGAAGGTGACCTCGGCTGGATGCTGGGGGTGGTGTTCCGCGCTTACGCGAAGGCCGCCGAGCACGCGTTGAGTGATCTGCCCGGCGGACCGCGGGGCTACCAGGTGCTCACGGCCGCCGTCGGTGAGCCGCCGCGCAATCAGGGCGCGATCGCGGAGGACCTGGGCATCGACCGGACGATCCTGACGTACCTCATCGACGACCTGGAGAAACAGGACCTCGTCGCGCGCCGGCCCGACCCGGCCGACCGGCGCAGCCGGCTGATCGTGGCGACGGATACCGGGCGGCGGTCGCAGGAGGCGCACCGGTCCGCGCTCCGGCACGTCGAGGCGCATGTGCTGAGTTCCCTCGCGCCGGAGCAGAGCGAGGCGTTCCGGGCGCTGCTGCAGCAGGTGGCGTGCAGCGCGCAGAGGCTCGACCCGATGAGCGACCTCTGCGAAGCCGTCAAGAAGATCGACGGCTGA
- a CDS encoding HAD family hydrolase, protein MIRAVAIDVDDTLCMTEASSFTLENEVLAAMGRPPMSRALHLATWGEPLLDAMPKRSPGLDLDRFSTLFHDAMRRHVADGLLDVIPPENLAALDALLLSGHVLMLLTSRTGPEVEHMLAPDHVLVGRISRIYHRDNTRFGKPDPRAFDELLSEAGLSPSECVYVGDSPGDAESAGRAGIAFIACLQSGVRRLSDFNPRYTTAAIDAFPELPETVRNLSRRSS, encoded by the coding sequence ATGATCCGTGCGGTTGCCATCGACGTCGACGACACGCTGTGCATGACCGAGGCGTCGTCGTTCACCCTGGAGAACGAGGTGCTGGCCGCGATGGGCCGCCCGCCGATGTCTCGCGCGCTGCACCTGGCGACCTGGGGCGAGCCTCTCCTCGACGCCATGCCGAAGCGCTCCCCGGGCCTCGACCTGGACCGATTCAGCACACTCTTCCACGACGCGATGCGCCGCCACGTGGCGGACGGCCTGCTCGACGTGATCCCGCCGGAGAACCTGGCGGCCCTGGACGCCCTGCTGCTGAGTGGCCATGTGCTGATGCTGCTCACGTCGCGTACCGGTCCGGAGGTCGAGCACATGCTGGCGCCCGACCATGTGCTCGTCGGCCGGATAAGCCGGATCTATCACCGCGACAACACCCGGTTCGGCAAGCCCGATCCGCGAGCCTTCGACGAACTGCTGTCCGAGGCGGGCCTGAGTCCGTCGGAGTGCGTCTACGTGGGTGACTCCCCGGGTGACGCCGAGTCGGCGGGCCGCGCCGGCATCGCCTTCATCGCGTGCCTGCAGAGCGGCGTACGCCGGTTGTCGGATTTCAATCCCCGCTACACCACGGCGGCGATCGACGCCTTCCCCGAACTGCCGGAAACCGTGCGGAACCTCAGCCGTCGATCTTCTTGA
- a CDS encoding nitroreductase produces the protein MDIGFVPPARGVLTDCVRLAATAPSLHNSQPWLFRVEPPVIEVFADPARRLPVVDPDGREHLISVGAAVLTLRLAVRHAGYSVREQLCSPVLPGNTDPVLAARVTAGRPRGPDPATEALAAAIPRRHTNRWPFARVAVPADAIEKLRGAAAQEGATLTVAGPVARDAILGLARAADRWLRDRPHYAAEIARWTGRDVRHDGVPEWAAGPWDALEVMPVRDFAGLPRERLPFEPHPTVLVLATGGDTPLDWLRAGQALQRVLLTATLLGLATTPISQPVEVPAIREKLSRRPAQMILRVGYGRTAGRSPRRALNELLLPAEP, from the coding sequence ATGGACATCGGCTTCGTTCCACCGGCGCGGGGCGTTCTGACGGACTGTGTGCGCCTGGCGGCCACCGCGCCCTCGCTGCACAACAGCCAGCCGTGGCTGTTCCGCGTCGAGCCGCCCGTGATCGAGGTGTTCGCGGATCCGGCGCGGCGCCTCCCGGTGGTCGATCCGGACGGGCGCGAACATCTGATCAGTGTGGGCGCGGCCGTCCTCACCTTGCGCTTGGCGGTGCGTCATGCCGGTTATTCGGTACGGGAGCAGCTCTGCTCTCCCGTCCTACCCGGCAACACCGACCCGGTCCTGGCAGCCCGGGTGACGGCGGGCCGTCCCCGCGGGCCGGATCCGGCGACCGAGGCGCTGGCCGCGGCGATCCCGCGCCGGCACACGAACCGCTGGCCGTTCGCGCGGGTGGCGGTCCCGGCCGACGCGATCGAGAAGCTGCGCGGGGCGGCCGCGCAGGAGGGCGCGACGCTGACGGTGGCCGGCCCGGTGGCGAGGGACGCGATCCTCGGCCTGGCCCGTGCCGCGGACCGCTGGCTGCGGGACCGCCCCCACTACGCCGCGGAGATCGCCCGCTGGACCGGCCGCGACGTCCGCCACGACGGTGTCCCGGAGTGGGCGGCGGGCCCGTGGGACGCACTGGAGGTGATGCCGGTCCGCGACTTCGCCGGCCTGCCCCGCGAACGCCTCCCGTTCGAACCGCACCCGACCGTCCTCGTCCTGGCGACCGGCGGCGACACCCCGCTGGACTGGCTACGAGCAGGCCAGGCCTTGCAACGAGTCCTGCTGACCGCCACCCTGCTCGGCTTGGCGACCACCCCGATCAGCCAGCCGGTCGAGGTCCCCGCCATCCGCGAGAAGCTCAGCCGCCGCCCGGCCCAGATGATCCTCCGCGTCGGCTACGGCCGCACCGCGGGCCGCTCCCCGCGCCGCGCCCTCAACGAACTGCTCCTGCCTGCCGAACCCTGA
- a CDS encoding TetR/AcrR family transcriptional regulator — MSPRQDELLEAAYRYVLDNGLADLSLRPLAAAIGSSPRVLLFLFGSKDGLIRALLTRARADEMRLLTDDVPPSPAPDPADVVERIWGWLAAEEHRPLLRLWTEAYARSLVEPDGPWAGFARLTVEDWLREMPTLSLAVLRGALLDLLATGDEERVTAAVHDHATTLRSR, encoded by the coding sequence ATGTCTCCCCGGCAGGACGAGCTCCTCGAAGCCGCCTATCGCTACGTGCTCGACAACGGCCTCGCCGATCTGTCACTGCGCCCCTTGGCCGCGGCGATCGGATCGAGTCCGAGGGTGCTGCTCTTTCTGTTCGGCAGCAAGGACGGACTGATCAGGGCTCTGCTGACCCGGGCACGAGCCGACGAGATGCGGCTGCTGACCGACGACGTGCCCCCGAGCCCGGCGCCGGACCCGGCCGACGTGGTCGAAAGGATCTGGGGGTGGCTCGCCGCCGAGGAGCACCGGCCGTTGCTGCGGCTCTGGACCGAGGCCTATGCGCGCTCCCTGGTCGAGCCGGACGGTCCGTGGGCCGGGTTCGCGCGGCTGACCGTCGAGGACTGGCTGCGCGAGATGCCGACCCTGTCGCTGGCCGTCCTCCGAGGCGCCCTGCTCGACCTGCTCGCCACCGGCGACGAGGAACGCGTGACCGCTGCCGTCCACGACCACGCGACAACCCTGCGATCACGCTGA
- a CDS encoding bifunctional diguanylate cyclase/phosphodiesterase, protein MITRWRAWYLPVAIVAAAAEVLLVVGGLRAGFVNLLVWAPAVIGVAMAVAAFAAAAGQAAEGSPLRVFWRRVGVAMGFVLAASISQTADVLTMPFDGMPPLGSRTLVLYVIGTILAITALLRLPGGGRSWRQLTTAVLDVAVVAVTAGIAASQYVGWFMDRFGVSTSAWWLNIAMMAIAVAGVVVVVKIMAARQSPVPRASLWWLAPIGLAGPLSTVLMTLLTPWPHLNGSAAVLPFVGLFGALAAHAQLRAHSRPAPALNPAVHRRGTAVPLVATGLTSVLVATVYLRTGHLSTVQVAGTALLLLLVVARQAMALSENASLLETVANYAMHDELTGLWSRRYFTAAVAEASGPHTVVLIDLKDFRSINDALGPETGDALLVAFAGQLKDAYRTDVVARLGGDEFGVLLAGTGHDLAHTPETLTAAGHDVVLDLSVGVAEGDEDLFRHAEIALREAGSGGGLVLYDASLESALTRRATVAADLRRALTAGEFHLLYQPIVELPDGRITGVESLIRWSRADGTLVSPADFIPVAEDTGIIVELGAWIIDRVCAQAAAWRRTHGPHALRSVAVNVSARQLLDPGLVDVVANALDRHGVPARQLTVEITETAVFGGGRALATVHALSELGVSIALDDFGTGHSSLGLLRTCPVDAIKVDKSFVDGLNGTPQQEAIAIALTGIAETMGLRTVAEGVETAEQARRLYELGYRQAQGFHFARPLPAEQIDAMLGELAHQIAA, encoded by the coding sequence GTGATCACGCGCTGGCGCGCCTGGTACCTCCCGGTCGCGATCGTGGCGGCCGCCGCCGAGGTGCTGCTCGTCGTCGGCGGCCTGCGAGCCGGCTTCGTGAACCTGCTCGTCTGGGCGCCCGCGGTGATCGGCGTCGCCATGGCCGTCGCCGCGTTCGCCGCCGCCGCCGGGCAGGCCGCCGAGGGCAGCCCGCTCCGGGTCTTCTGGCGCCGCGTCGGGGTGGCGATGGGGTTCGTGCTGGCCGCCTCGATCAGTCAGACCGCCGACGTGCTCACCATGCCGTTCGACGGGATGCCGCCGCTCGGCTCGCGAACCCTCGTCCTCTACGTGATCGGCACGATCCTCGCCATCACCGCGCTGCTGCGGCTGCCCGGCGGCGGGCGCAGCTGGCGCCAGCTCACCACGGCGGTGCTCGACGTGGCCGTGGTGGCGGTGACCGCCGGGATCGCCGCGTCGCAGTACGTCGGCTGGTTCATGGACCGGTTCGGCGTGAGCACGTCGGCGTGGTGGCTCAACATCGCGATGATGGCGATCGCGGTGGCCGGCGTCGTGGTCGTCGTCAAGATCATGGCGGCGCGGCAGAGCCCGGTCCCCCGCGCGTCGCTCTGGTGGCTCGCCCCGATCGGGCTGGCCGGTCCGCTCTCCACCGTGCTGATGACGCTGCTCACGCCGTGGCCGCACCTCAACGGCAGCGCCGCGGTGCTGCCGTTCGTCGGGCTGTTCGGCGCCCTGGCCGCGCACGCTCAGCTGCGGGCACACAGCCGGCCGGCGCCGGCGCTGAACCCGGCCGTGCACCGCCGCGGCACCGCCGTCCCGCTCGTCGCCACCGGCCTGACCAGCGTGCTGGTCGCCACCGTCTACCTGCGGACCGGGCACCTGAGCACGGTTCAGGTCGCCGGCACCGCGCTGCTCCTGCTGCTCGTCGTGGCCCGGCAGGCGATGGCGCTGTCGGAGAACGCGTCGCTGCTGGAGACGGTCGCGAACTACGCGATGCACGACGAGCTGACCGGGTTGTGGAGCCGCCGGTACTTCACCGCCGCGGTGGCCGAGGCGTCCGGCCCGCACACCGTCGTGCTCATCGACCTCAAGGACTTCCGCTCGATCAACGACGCGCTCGGCCCGGAGACCGGCGACGCGCTGCTCGTGGCGTTCGCCGGCCAGCTGAAGGACGCCTACCGGACGGATGTCGTCGCCCGGCTCGGCGGCGACGAGTTCGGCGTGCTCCTGGCCGGCACCGGCCACGACCTCGCCCACACCCCGGAGACGCTCACCGCCGCCGGCCACGACGTGGTCCTCGACCTGTCCGTCGGCGTCGCCGAGGGTGACGAGGACCTGTTCCGGCATGCCGAGATCGCGCTGCGGGAGGCGGGCTCCGGCGGGGGCCTGGTGCTCTACGACGCGTCGCTGGAGTCCGCGCTGACCCGGCGCGCGACGGTCGCCGCCGACCTGCGCCGCGCGCTGACGGCCGGCGAGTTCCACCTGCTCTACCAGCCGATCGTCGAGCTCCCGGACGGCCGGATCACCGGCGTGGAGTCGCTGATCCGATGGTCCCGCGCGGACGGCACGCTGGTCTCCCCCGCCGACTTCATCCCGGTCGCCGAGGACACCGGCATCATCGTCGAGCTCGGCGCCTGGATCATCGACCGGGTGTGCGCGCAGGCGGCGGCGTGGCGGCGCACGCACGGCCCGCACGCCCTGCGCTCGGTCGCGGTGAACGTCTCCGCCCGTCAGCTCCTCGACCCCGGTCTGGTCGACGTGGTGGCGAACGCGCTGGACCGCCACGGTGTGCCGGCCCGGCAGCTCACCGTGGAGATCACCGAGACGGCGGTGTTCGGTGGCGGGCGCGCGCTGGCCACCGTGCACGCCCTCTCCGAGCTGGGCGTCAGCATCGCGCTCGACGACTTCGGCACCGGGCACTCCTCGCTCGGCCTGCTGCGCACCTGCCCGGTCGACGCCATCAAGGTCGACAAGTCGTTCGTCGACGGCCTCAACGGCACGCCGCAGCAGGAGGCGATCGCGATCGCGCTGACCGGCATCGCCGAGACGATGGGACTGCGTACGGTGGCCGAAGGTGTGGAGACCGCCGAGCAGGCGCGACGCCTCTACGAACTCGGTTACCGGCAGGCGCAGGGCTTCCACTTCGCCCGTCCGCTGCCGGCCGAGCAGATCGACGCGATGCTCGGCGAACTGGCTCATCAGATCGCGGCGTGA
- a CDS encoding LLM class flavin-dependent oxidoreductase yields MPDYGHSLEFGTFITPTVTDPDRVVALAVLAEQAGLDLVTFQDHPYQAGFLDTWTLLTFVAARTERVHLSANVINLPLRPPAVLARSVASLDLLSGGRAELGLGAGAFWDAIEAMGGRRLTAGQAVRALEEGIDVIRQVWDADARGPVRVDGDHYRVRGAKRGPAPAHDVGIWLGAYKPRMLALTGRAADGWLPSLSYLQAGDLEKGNAIIDEAAREAGRDPSAVRRLLNIGGRFATAGRGQLDGPPEQWAEELADLALTDGVSTFILATDDPGDLRTFAQEVAPAVRELVAAERQGSPAKKVERVIGDDFGVVPTADDGVRRSKVQPWDESTRPTGPAHDPGRTYTAHENAAGQHLIDVHDHLRAELTQIHELIRQVEAGSMGVGQARDHINTMTMRQNNWTLGTYCESYCRIVTTHHTIEDRSLFPRLKSADPRLAPVVDRLAEEHHVIHDVLESVDKALVALVSEPDGMDRLREAVDLLSDTLLSHLSYEERELVEPIARLGVL; encoded by the coding sequence ATGCCCGACTACGGCCACTCTCTCGAATTCGGCACCTTCATCACGCCGACCGTCACCGACCCGGACCGCGTGGTCGCCCTCGCCGTGCTGGCCGAGCAGGCCGGCCTCGACCTGGTGACGTTCCAGGACCACCCCTACCAGGCGGGCTTCCTCGACACCTGGACGTTGCTGACCTTCGTGGCGGCCAGAACCGAGCGGGTGCACCTGTCGGCGAACGTCATCAACCTGCCTCTGCGCCCGCCCGCCGTCCTGGCCCGCAGCGTCGCGAGCCTGGACCTGCTCAGCGGAGGCCGGGCCGAGCTGGGTCTCGGCGCCGGAGCGTTCTGGGACGCGATCGAGGCGATGGGCGGCCGGCGGCTCACCGCGGGTCAGGCCGTGCGGGCGCTGGAAGAGGGCATCGACGTGATCCGCCAGGTCTGGGACGCCGATGCGCGCGGCCCGGTCCGGGTGGACGGCGACCACTACCGCGTGCGCGGTGCGAAGCGTGGCCCGGCCCCGGCGCACGACGTCGGGATCTGGCTGGGTGCGTACAAGCCGAGGATGCTGGCCCTCACCGGTCGCGCTGCCGACGGCTGGCTGCCGTCTCTGAGCTACCTGCAGGCCGGCGACCTGGAGAAGGGCAACGCGATCATCGACGAGGCGGCGCGTGAGGCGGGGCGGGACCCGTCCGCCGTGCGCCGCCTGCTCAACATCGGCGGCCGTTTCGCCACCGCGGGCCGCGGTCAGCTCGACGGCCCGCCCGAGCAGTGGGCCGAGGAGCTCGCCGACCTGGCCCTCACCGACGGCGTCAGCACGTTCATCCTGGCCACCGACGACCCGGGCGACCTGCGTACCTTCGCTCAGGAGGTGGCCCCGGCGGTCCGCGAGCTGGTGGCCGCCGAGCGACAAGGATCCCCGGCGAAGAAGGTCGAGAGAGTGATCGGCGACGACTTCGGTGTCGTGCCGACGGCCGATGACGGTGTGCGGCGCAGCAAGGTTCAGCCCTGGGACGAGTCGACCAGGCCGACCGGGCCGGCGCACGATCCGGGCCGCACGTACACGGCTCACGAGAACGCCGCCGGCCAGCACCTGATCGACGTGCACGACCACCTCCGGGCCGAGCTGACGCAGATCCATGAGCTGATCCGCCAGGTGGAGGCCGGGTCGATGGGTGTGGGGCAGGCCCGCGACCACATCAACACGATGACGATGCGGCAGAACAACTGGACGCTCGGCACCTACTGCGAGTCGTACTGCCGGATCGTCACCACCCACCACACGATCGAGGACCGTTCGCTCTTCCCGCGCCTGAAGAGCGCCGACCCGCGCCTGGCCCCGGTGGTGGACCGGCTGGCCGAGGAACACCACGTGATCCACGACGTGCTGGAGAGCGTCGACAAGGCGCTGGTGGCGCTGGTCTCCGAGCCGGACGGGATGGACCGCCTGCGCGAGGCGGTGGACCTGCTCAGCGACACCCTGCTGTCCCACCTCTCCTACGAGGAACGTGAGCTGGTGGAGCCGATCGCCCGGCTCGGAGTGCTCTGA
- a CDS encoding GNAT family N-acetyltransferase codes for MRKADQPGDLGWIVMAHGEVYQREFGWDTTFEALVAQIVGAYGTAHDPAREGAWIAEVDGARAGSVMLVAGEDPAVAKLRVLLVTEAARGWGLGSKLVAECLSFARAAGYRTVTLWTVDECVSARRIYEAAGFTLTAEEPHPGFGHPVTGQTWTLDLR; via the coding sequence ATGCGCAAGGCGGATCAACCAGGCGACCTGGGCTGGATCGTGATGGCCCACGGCGAGGTCTACCAGCGTGAGTTCGGCTGGGACACCACGTTCGAGGCGCTCGTCGCGCAGATCGTCGGCGCCTACGGGACGGCGCACGACCCGGCTCGGGAGGGTGCCTGGATCGCCGAGGTCGACGGCGCCCGCGCGGGCAGCGTCATGCTCGTCGCCGGTGAGGACCCGGCCGTCGCGAAGCTGCGGGTCCTGCTGGTCACCGAGGCCGCCCGCGGCTGGGGCCTGGGCAGCAAGCTGGTGGCGGAGTGCCTGTCGTTCGCCCGCGCCGCCGGATACCGCACGGTGACCCTGTGGACCGTCGACGAGTGCGTGTCGGCCCGCCGCATCTACGAGGCGGCCGGCTTCACCCTGACCGCCGAGGAGCCGCACCCCGGGTTCGGTCACCCGGTGACCGGCCAGACCTGGACGCTCGACCTGCGCTGA